A genomic region of Methanosarcina thermophila TM-1 contains the following coding sequences:
- a CDS encoding MM0924 family protein has translation MMQAFIVEHYLNKDVDVYCGGPDVFSGNVVACADNVLTLDNEGRLTHIAIDKIIALWGQ, from the coding sequence ATGATGCAAGCGTTTATAGTAGAACATTATCTGAATAAGGATGTAGACGTTTACTGTGGTGGTCCCGACGTTTTCAGTGGAAATGTAGTAGCCTGTGCCGATAATGTACTGACGCTTGATAATGAAGGGAGACTTACCCATATAGCAATCGACAAAATAATAGCATTGTGGGGTCAATAA
- the speB gene encoding agmatinase — translation MFLPNSFIDALADYESARYVIFGVPFDNTSSFRAGSRWAPDAMRQVSANFESYNPTFDIDLVDLPIHDAGNLETSASVDETLESLYEATKDLLKDGKLPIMLGGEHSLTFAMAKACAEAAGEDFGILILDAHFDLREEYRGFKHNHACVSRNILDEITKNMVSIGIRSGPEEEWVFARENNLKYYTADDVESTGMVEILKEALEWLDCSQLYLSLDMDAIDPAYAPGLGTPEPFGLSARDVRTAIRTLAPFSMAFDIVEIAPEYDSGQTAMLGAKLMREFIASHAKSHMKA, via the coding sequence ATGTTTTTACCCAATTCCTTTATAGATGCTCTTGCAGACTATGAGTCTGCTCGTTATGTTATCTTCGGTGTGCCTTTTGACAACACCTCTTCTTTCAGGGCAGGCAGCCGTTGGGCTCCGGATGCAATGCGGCAGGTTTCTGCAAATTTCGAGAGTTATAACCCGACTTTCGACATAGATCTTGTGGATCTACCTATCCATGATGCAGGAAACCTGGAAACCTCAGCCTCGGTTGATGAGACTCTGGAAAGCCTCTACGAAGCTACAAAAGACCTCCTGAAAGATGGAAAGCTTCCCATTATGCTTGGAGGAGAACATTCCCTGACCTTTGCTATGGCAAAAGCCTGTGCTGAAGCTGCAGGAGAGGATTTTGGGATACTCATTCTGGATGCTCATTTCGATTTGAGGGAAGAGTACAGAGGTTTTAAGCATAACCATGCCTGCGTATCCAGAAATATTCTCGATGAGATTACAAAGAACATGGTCTCTATAGGCATAAGAAGCGGTCCTGAAGAAGAGTGGGTTTTTGCAAGGGAAAATAATCTGAAATACTATACAGCCGATGATGTGGAATCCACAGGTATGGTAGAGATCCTTAAAGAGGCTCTCGAATGGCTTGACTGCAGCCAGCTATATCTTTCCCTTGACATGGATGCAATAGATCCGGCTTATGCCCCCGGTTTGGGCACGCCTGAGCCTTTCGGGCTGAGTGCAAGGGACGTAAGGACTGCAATAAGAACGCTTGCGCCTTTCTCAATGGCTTTTGATATTGTAGAAATTGCCCCTGAATATGATTCCGGTCAAACCGCCATGCTCGGGGCAAAATTGATGAGGGAGTTTATTGCTTCCCATGCAAAAAGCCATATGAAAGCATAA
- a CDS encoding P-II family nitrogen regulator has product MCNKSEFVLIVTIVKKGWGDEVIKASRKAGAQGGTILFGRGTGIHENKKILGLMIEPEKEIVLTIAKSDIEEDIRNSIIDAINLNEPGTGIGFVVSLDKVFGICHPFYEMGCPPEKET; this is encoded by the coding sequence ATGTGTAATAAGAGTGAGTTTGTGTTAATAGTAACAATTGTCAAAAAGGGCTGGGGCGATGAGGTTATTAAAGCTTCAAGAAAAGCCGGTGCTCAGGGAGGAACAATCTTATTTGGTCGTGGTACAGGGATCCATGAAAATAAAAAAATTCTTGGCTTGATGATTGAACCGGAAAAAGAAATTGTACTTACAATAGCCAAGTCAGATATTGAAGAAGATATCAGGAATAGTATTATTGATGCTATAAACCTTAACGAACCCGGAACTGGCATAGGATTTGTAGTTTCCCTGGATAAAGTATTTGGGATTTGTCATCCTTTTTATGAAATGGGGTGTCCCCCCGAGAAAGAAACCTGA
- a CDS encoding MM0924 family protein, translated as MQSFIVKNLRGEVVDVYCGGPDVFSGRVESCEDNVLCLEQNGKYTYIAMDKIIAVWRAQAP; from the coding sequence ATGCAGTCTTTTATAGTGAAAAACCTTCGAGGTGAGGTTGTAGATGTCTACTGTGGGGGTCCAGATGTCTTTAGCGGAAGGGTAGAAAGCTGCGAAGACAATGTGCTCTGTCTTGAACAGAATGGAAAGTACACGTACATAGCAATGGATAAAATCATAGCTGTATGGCGTGCACAAGCTCCATAA
- a CDS encoding DUF1538 domain-containing protein: MSLSIGGIFPVILEVIQSIAPLIIFFTLFQILYLKLPPSQLVKLYTGLAFTAFGLILFLYGVSNGFLPAGTKIGEFFGDSRENLLIPIGFILGLLATLAEPSVRVLCYQVEVSSNGYIRSNLMLYTLSLAVALFAAITMAKIVYRIPFLYIIVPGYLFALVLLWLCDRDFIGIAFDAGGAVTGPMAVSFLMSMAVGVATAYEGADPVADGFGLIAMIALAPIIFVMLLGVYIRFNGGIRNV; encoded by the coding sequence ATGAGTTTGAGTATAGGAGGAATTTTTCCTGTAATTTTAGAAGTTATTCAGTCAATTGCTCCTCTAATAATTTTCTTTACACTATTCCAGATATTGTACTTAAAATTGCCACCATCACAGTTAGTAAAACTTTATACAGGATTAGCTTTCACTGCATTCGGTCTGATTTTGTTTCTCTATGGAGTCTCTAATGGCTTTCTTCCTGCGGGAACGAAAATAGGCGAATTTTTTGGTGATTCTAGAGAAAATCTCTTGATCCCTATAGGTTTTATCCTCGGTTTACTTGCTACTCTTGCAGAACCTTCTGTAAGAGTCTTATGTTATCAGGTTGAGGTGTCTTCAAATGGTTATATAAGATCAAATCTTATGCTTTACACGCTTTCCTTAGCAGTTGCTCTTTTTGCTGCTATTACAATGGCAAAAATTGTCTATAGAATTCCATTCCTGTACATAATAGTTCCAGGTTATTTATTTGCCCTTGTTCTATTATGGCTTTGTGACAGAGATTTTATAGGTATAGCATTCGATGCAGGAGGAGCTGTAACAGGTCCGATGGCTGTATCTTTTCTTATGTCTATGGCTGTAGGAGTAGCCACAGCATATGAAGGTGCAGACCCTGTAGCAGACGGCTTCGGTCTGATCGCAATGATAGCACTCGCACCTATTATTTTTGTTATGTTGCTGGGTGTTTATATAAGATTTAATGGAGGTATAAGAAATGTGTAA
- a CDS encoding DUF1538 domain-containing protein: protein MSNILKETFQEVAQAVFPLALAIGLLLLLFVGVSWNDLISFLIATAITALGMIFFLTGVKVSMLPIGGAIGGDLPKHNSLGFIALIVFLFSFFVAIAEPNVIVLINLVDSALQGSIDRNLLLFSIAFGVGFLMAIAILRIIYGTPIRYLFAAIYSFILVLSFFVPADFLAISFDSGSVTTGAIILPVLMGLGVGVASVLQDRSELDGFGLIGLATTGPILSLMLLGVLSS from the coding sequence ATGAGTAATATTCTTAAAGAAACTTTTCAGGAAGTAGCCCAAGCGGTCTTTCCCTTAGCGCTGGCAATAGGGTTGCTGTTACTTTTGTTCGTCGGTGTAAGTTGGAACGATCTTATTTCCTTTTTAATAGCTACAGCAATAACTGCACTAGGAATGATTTTTTTTCTAACGGGGGTTAAGGTAAGTATGCTCCCTATAGGAGGAGCAATTGGAGGTGACTTGCCTAAGCATAACTCACTGGGGTTCATTGCATTAATAGTATTTTTATTCTCATTTTTTGTAGCCATTGCAGAACCCAATGTAATTGTTTTAATTAACCTGGTTGATTCAGCTCTGCAGGGTAGCATAGATAGAAATTTACTGTTGTTCTCCATCGCTTTTGGAGTAGGTTTCCTTATGGCTATTGCCATCCTGAGAATAATCTATGGAACTCCGATCAGATATTTGTTTGCTGCAATTTATTCATTTATACTCGTGCTGTCCTTCTTCGTACCTGCTGATTTCTTAGCAATTTCCTTTGATTCTGGAAGCGTAACTACCGGGGCTATAATTTTGCCTGTGCTTATGGGACTTGGAGTCGGGGTAGCTTCAGTTTTGCAGGATAGATCTGAACTGGATGGATTTGGGCTTATAGGCTTGGCGACTACAGGTCCTATACTGAGTCTCATGCTTCTGGGGGTTTTATCTTCATGA
- a CDS encoding NAD-binding protein, with amino-acid sequence MDVAVLSMVLTPLFMSIGYRTTNFAELLPFPPILKQGWYSKFQENESEEKLENHVIIVGFGINGRNVATAAKATSIPYIVIDMNPEVVRVKKLEGEHIFYGDAAQSSVLEHAGIYTAKSIVVTAGDPASAKRIIEVARRLNPQIHIIARTHFLSELDKFYAFGADEVISDEFESSIELFTRVLHRYLVPSNEINSLGLTLRADHYEMLRNPEIRRKKMYDLALDFADVEIRSIRVGKLSKIAGMTLGELDLRKKYGVSVLAISRFHKIIPGPEAGTEILADDILLVISPPEELDEVRKLCEDSLE; translated from the coding sequence ATGGATGTAGCTGTGCTTTCTATGGTACTTACCCCCCTTTTTATGAGTATAGGGTATCGAACCACGAATTTTGCCGAGTTGCTGCCTTTCCCTCCCATCTTGAAGCAAGGCTGGTACAGTAAATTTCAAGAAAATGAATCTGAAGAGAAGCTTGAAAACCATGTAATCATAGTCGGATTCGGGATAAATGGTAGGAATGTCGCGACTGCCGCAAAGGCAACTTCAATTCCCTACATAGTAATTGACATGAATCCTGAAGTCGTACGGGTAAAAAAACTGGAAGGGGAACATATATTCTATGGTGATGCTGCTCAGAGCTCTGTACTGGAGCATGCAGGTATCTATACAGCGAAATCCATTGTTGTGACCGCCGGCGATCCTGCCAGTGCCAAAAGGATAATCGAGGTTGCTCGCAGGTTGAACCCTCAAATTCATATTATCGCAAGGACACATTTCCTGAGCGAGCTGGATAAGTTTTATGCTTTTGGAGCAGATGAGGTAATTTCTGACGAGTTTGAAAGTTCAATAGAGCTTTTCACAAGGGTGCTTCACAGATACTTAGTTCCCAGCAATGAAATCAATTCACTGGGCTTAACTTTGCGTGCCGACCATTACGAGATGCTCCGGAATCCTGAAATTCGCAGGAAGAAAATGTATGATCTGGCTCTTGACTTTGCAGATGTAGAAATTCGAAGCATAAGGGTCGGCAAACTTTCCAAAATTGCAGGAATGACCCTCGGGGAACTCGATCTCCGAAAGAAGTATGGGGTATCTGTACTTGCAATTTCTCGCTTTCATAAAATAATTCCGGGACCAGAAGCTGGAACTGAGATTCTGGCGGATGACATCCTGCTTGTAATCAGTCCACCAGAAGAGCTCGATGAGGTTAGAAAGCTTTGCGAAGATAGTCTGGAATAA